TGTTCTTACGCGCTAACGCACTCATAAGGTCGATAAAACGTGGAACCTGGCTGGCCAAGTCGCGAATCTGTTCATTCATCGGCCTCTTCACATTCCCCAGTGTCAGCAACTGTACGGTGAAGTACTCCGGGAAGACCATCAGATGGCAGTCATAATCCCCGGCGGTTTCGACCAGTGCCTCTACCTGGTCACGGAACTGGTCGAAGGTTTGTACCGGGCGGATGTAATACTGAAGCGAGGCGACTCGAATCCGTTCCATATTCCCTCCTTTTTACCAGTTTGTGTATTTTCATTTGTGCCTTACGGCCTGAACGAAGTTAAAGAATATTAATCCAATCGAGACATAGGCGACTAATATCAAATTCTATCACCGTAAACCCCTGAAACCAAAATATAGTTGACATGAATGATAAGATTTCACATCATTCTCTTCTGTATGCATAAGTGCACAAGAGGAATATCATGACTAACCCCTTGCCCCCCGGCCCTAAAGGCAAGCCGCTGGTCGGCTCACTCCTTAGTTTTTACGGTGATATGCTCGGTTTCCTGAACAGGATGGCCGAGGAATATGGAGATATTTCTCATTTCCGGATCGGCCCCCGGAACGCATTTTTATTTAATCATCCGGACCTAATCAAGGATGTCCTGGTGACCCATCACCGCAATTTTCTGAAAAGCCGGGCGCTGGAGAGAGCTAAGCTAGTACTCGGAAATGGGCTTCTAACCAGTGAAGGAGAGTTTCATCTTCGCCAGCGCCGTATTATTCAACCCGCATTCCATCACCATAGGGTTTCTTCTTATGGCAAAGTCATGGTTGAATATGCCTCGCGCATGGAAAGACGTTGGCAAGAAGGAATGACTGTTGACGTTGATAACGAGATGATGCGGCTCACGCTGGCGATAGTGGCGAAGACGCTTTTTGACGCCGATGTAGAATCGGAAGCCGAGGATATCGGTAAGACCATAACTGTTATTATCGAAATGTTCCCCCGTACCTTGCTTCCGTTTTCTGAAATTCTGGACAGGCTACCCCTTCCCAGCACGCGCCGTTTTGAAAGAGCGCGGGAAAGGCTTGATTCCATTATCTACAGGATGATCGAAGAAAGGAGGGTAAAAGGAGAAGACCGGGGCGATCTTCTTTCCATGTTGCTCATGACCCAGGGCGAGGAAAGCAATGGAAAGGGGATGACAGATTTGCAGGTTAGAGACGAAGCTATGACCCTTTTTCTGGCGGGACACGAAACTACCGCAAATGCCCTTACCTGGACATGGTATTTGCTCTCCCAACATCCGGAGGTAGAAAACCGCCTTCACCATGAGTTAGATAAAGTTTTGGGAGGTCGTTTACCGGTAGTGGAAGATATGAATCGACTTTCTTACACCCGAATGGTGTTTGCCGAAGCCATGCGCCTTTTTCCGCCGGTATGGGCGGTAGCCCGTCGAGCGATTGATGATTATGAAGTAGATGGATATAAGGTGCCCAAAGACAGTTTTATCTTCATGAGCCAATACGTCATGCACCGGGACTGGCGCTTCTACCCGGACCCGCTTCGATTCGACCCGAGACGTTTTACTCCGGAACTCCAGGCTTCACGCCCGCAATTCGCCTACTTTCCCTTTGGAGGAGGGCCTAGACGGTGTATTGGCGAGCCTTTTGCTTGGATGGAAGGGATGCTCGTACTGGCCACGGTAGCTCGCAAATGGAGAATGCGTCTTGTGCCCGGGCACCCCGTAGAGCTAAAACCCCTCATCACCCTAAGGCCTAGATACGGTATGCGGATGATATTGGAGAGAAGATGAGAAGACAACCCAGTCGCATCTAGAGTTATTGTCCTTAGATAGTGTTGTGGAAGGGGCAAAAAGAACTTTAATTAGGTTTGGCCATGGGCTTAGTATACTAGAGGTGTAGGAACGCTTGCTCGCGTTCCTACACCGACAACTTAGGAGGAGAATCATAATAACGGTCTATCCGGATTGTTGTAATCTGTTGTTGACTTCACCATGGTCTGCGTGCAAGCCGCATTCCTTATCCGAGTCTCTTTCCCACCACCAGCGGCCTGCTCTCAGGTCTTCGCCCGGTTTGACCGCGCGGGTGCACGGCTCGCAGCCGATGCTGGGATAACCCTTGTCGTGGAGTTTATTGTAGGGAATATCATTTGACCGGATATAATCCCAAACCCGCTCCCAGCTCCATTCGATTATCGGATTCACCTTCAAAATGCCTCCAAACTGCTCGTCAATCTCAAACTTCCTAGCCCCTGCCCGGTTCTGGGTTTGATCGGCCCTGATGCCGGTTAGCCAGCCCTCCAGGGTTGACAGCATCCTTTTTAACGGATGCACTTTTCTTATGCCGCAGCAAAGCATTCTGTTCTCTTTCCCCCGGTAGAAGAGGTTCATTCCGTGGATTCTTACCATCTGTTCCACTTCGTCTCGGTTGGGAAACATAATCTCCACTTTGATCTTGTATTTTCTTCTAACCTCATCTATTACATCGTATGTTTCCTGGTTAAGCCGTCCGGTATCCAGGGTGAATATTCTGGCTTCCGGATTTATTTTTGCCAGCATATCGATTAACACCACGTCTTCCGCCCCGAAACTGGAAGCGAATGCGACCTTCGGGTGTAGATTAGAGAGCGTCCACGCGATCACCTCTTGCGGACTTTTGCTTTCAAATTCCTTATTTAACTTATCTACCTGTATCTGGTTGAATCTCATTTTACCTCCTCCAATGGTTCTAGTTCACTCTCAAGAAATTTAATCATTCACTATATGCTTCCATCAAAATCCTTCCAACCTCCGGTCTGGTAAATTCGATGGGAAGGTCCTGTTTGTTTCTAAGCAGTTCTCTAACCTTGGTTCCACTTAAATGGGCGTGAAACTCCGAAGGATGGGGGCACGTTTTAGTCGTAGCCATACCATTACATTTTCGGCAATAAAAAGAATGGTCAAAAAATAATGGGGTTATTCCTATCTCCTCGGGCTTGAATTCGTCGAATATCTTGTGTGCGTCGTATGTGCCGTAATAATTGCCGACGCCAGCATGGTCTCTTCCTACGATAAAGTGTGTACACCCATAGTTCTTCCTCACCACAGCGTGAAAAATGGCCTCTCTCGGTCCCGCATATCTCATTGCTGCCGGAAGGACCGAAAGGATTACCCTGTCTTTGGGATAATAGTTCTCTATGAGCACTTGATAACACTTCATTCTAACATCAGCGGGAATATCATCGCTTTTGGTCTCGCCCACTATGGGATGAATTAAGAGGCCGTCAACCATCTCCAGGGCACACTTTTGTAGATATTCATGCGCCCTGTGAATAGGGTTTCTTGTCTGAAAAGCAACCACCCTTCTCCATCCCCTCTCTCTGAAAAGCATCCTGGTTTGAGCCGGGTCAAATCTGTACTTCGGGAATTCAACGTCCGGCGGCCTATTTATGAGGCTAATCTTTCCGCCAAGGAGCACATCTCCCTGTCTATAAATCACGTTGACACCGGGATGCGCCTCGTCCGTAGTCCTATAGACCTTCTCCGCCTCATTTTTCTTGTCATAAGAATACATTTCCTGAAGATGCAAGACGGCTAAAAGGTTTTCGGACTCATCATAAAGCGATACGTCTTCTCCTTCCCGGAGTTCTTTCGACTGCTCAGAGGTTACCGGGAGCGTAATGGGTATGCTCCAGGCAAGCCCGTTTTTCAGCCTCATATTATCCACTACGCTTTCGTAATCATCCTTTCCCATGAACCCTTCATTCGGGCTCATCGCTCCGTTTGAGATGAGTTCCAGGTCTGAGACCACCCGTGGAGAGACAATGATCTTTTTAAAGCTCTTAGATTTTTTTATCCATTCTTCCCTTTCTTCCCCTTTTAGTATCCTATCCACCAGTTTCCCCCCATGTGGGGATATAGTTCCTACCATGTCGACCGATTCTCCTTATTGACTAAAAGTTTTTGCCAATCATTGCTGATACGTTGTAGTTAAAATAAAGCGAGGATAGCCCATAACTTATGGCCACGGCGAAAAATGGTACTACAAACCAAAAAAACGCAATCCTGAGCACATGCTTATTTTGGGCCGTTATCGAGAAGCCTTGATTTGCGCATGAAAAACCTATTATACCTGAGGTTACGATTTCTGCTAATGAGACCGGTATTCCGAAGATGGAAGCGATCAGTATAAGGGTAGCAGCGGTAAACTCGACTGATATTGCCCTCAACACACATATCTCGGTAATCTCTTTGCCTACGGTTTCAAGAACCCTCCCCCCCAGAAGTATAGCCCCCACTCCCATGCCCAGGCCAGCCAGCACCGCGCCGACAGATGGGCTTAAAAGCCCCATGCCCACAAGCGGGCCGACGGAATTGGCTGCATTATTGGCACCGGCAGAAAAAGCAACATAACACCCGGATAAGGTAAGTAGCAGGGTTAATATCCTCCTTATACTCTCCTCGGAGAAACGATTGGTAAGAAGCCTTAGCGTCTTAAAATATAAGTACCTGCCTATAAGATAATTCAAAAACCAGGCTGCAAACGGGGTAACCACCCACCAGGTGACGATCTCGAAAAACTTCCTGCCATTTAATGAACTTGCATATAAACCTACGCCGGCTACGGCGCATACTATTGCGTGGGTCGTGGCCACTGGCACCCTCACAATATTCGCCCAGGAAATAAAGAATATCGCGATTAGCAGGATTATTAGCACAAGCCCAAGGTGGGAGGAAAGTACCGATTGGGGAACGAGGCCATTTCCAAGTGTCTTTACCACCGGTGCTCCGGCTAGAAAAGCACCGAGAAGGGCAAAGATAGCTATTAATACCACAGCCTCTCTTTTTGAACGCGCCCCGGCTCCATAAGCCGTCGCCATGGATGCTGCAGAATTATTTGCCCCTATGTTCAGGGCTAAGAAGGTAGAAAGAACAATGGCAATGGGGACAATAATCTCCACGTACTAGGTCTCCTTGAACGCATGACAACTCACCGGCCTCCAAATTAGCCTAAATACTTTGGCAAGGGAAATGCCAGGTGTAAAAATCGTTTTCTTTTGGACAGTTACAACTATGGACTAGGCATTTTCTTGATTATATACTAAACAAACTGTATATTTCTGTGACAATTTGGAGATTATAGAGATGAAGGGAAAGGTTATACTTTTAACCAAAGATTCGAGACTGGTGAGGGAACTCGAACGCATACTTTCGGGCAAAGCCGAACTTATCCCGCATGGGGATTTGGATAATGTCCCCGTCGGGGATGTCGTATTCTTAGACGTGGATAGCTTAAGCATCAGCGGGCTCAACAAGCTAAAGAACGAATCATTTGTGATAATACTCACCTCTCAAAAGAGCTCCAGATACCTAATCGAGTCCATGACCTTCGGGGCTTTTGACTGTATTATCAGACCCCTTGAGCAATCAAAGGTTCTGGACTCACTCGACCGTGCCTTGGGCCTGAAATCCGAAATAAAGGGTAAGCTGATTCAATTTCCCGGGGAAATAGAGGGAAGCGGTGTAACTTGCGCAATAGTTGGAAACTCGCCGATGCTCCAGGAGGTATGCAAGGTGATAGGCCAGATCGGGAGAGTCGATGTGCCGGTGCTCATAACCGGAGAGAGCGGAACGGGTAAGGACCTGGTGGCGGAATCAATCTGGAAGGTCAGCACCAGATGGGAGAAGCCTTTTGTGGTAATTAACTGTGCGGCAATACCGGAGACCCTACTGGAAGCAGAGCTGTTTGGACATGAGAGGGGGGCATTCACCGGGGCAAACGTTTCCCGGATGGGAAAGTTTGAAGAAGCGGACGGGGGCATAATATTCCTCGATGAAATCGGAGATATGTCCCTTCCCCTCCAGGCAAAGGTACTCCGTGTTCTTCAAAATGGGACTTTCACCCGGCTTGGGGACAACAAAGAGGTTAAAGTAAACATACGGGTAATAGCCGCAACCAACAAGGACCTGGAGGAGCTAGTTCGCGAGGGAAAATTCAGGGATGATCTTTACTTCCGCATCAACGTGGTGAGGATACACCTACCCGCACTCAGCGAGAGAAAGGAGGATATCCCACTTTTGATGGAGTGTTTTACCCGACGATACAGCACTCAAGTCGGAAAAGACATAAAGGGAGCGACAAAGGAATTCCTTAATAAGCTCATCGAATACGACTGGCCCGGTAACGTGAGGGAGCTCGAAAACACGGTGCGAAAGGCGATTGCTTTCGCCAAGACCCCTTACCTTACCTCGTACGACCTGGACCTGCATAATGCCCCGCCTTCCTTTTCCGGGCCAAAAGACATTTCATTCACGGACCCGCTTCGAAACTCGGTGAGAAACCTTCTTAACTCAAGAAGGACGAATGGAAACGTGTATAGCCATATACTCAAGGAAGCCGAACGGATTCTCCTGGAAGAGGCGCTTAACGCGAGTGGATGGAACCGGTCTAAAGCGGCCAGGCTCCTCGGCATAAACCGACTCACACTTCGAAGAAAGCTAGAAGAGTATGGTTTGACCTTTCCCAAAAGCCTAACTTAGCTCTTCAAAGGACCTGTTTTTATAGAAGGCTCAGGCGATGACGGAGTTGCGTTTGGGTAAGTACTCGACCACGATGCCCTTTATTTCTTCCTGAATCTCGTTAATG
The nucleotide sequence above comes from Thermodesulfobacteriota bacterium. Encoded proteins:
- a CDS encoding cytochrome P450 translates to MTNPLPPGPKGKPLVGSLLSFYGDMLGFLNRMAEEYGDISHFRIGPRNAFLFNHPDLIKDVLVTHHRNFLKSRALERAKLVLGNGLLTSEGEFHLRQRRIIQPAFHHHRVSSYGKVMVEYASRMERRWQEGMTVDVDNEMMRLTLAIVAKTLFDADVESEAEDIGKTITVIIEMFPRTLLPFSEILDRLPLPSTRRFERARERLDSIIYRMIEERRVKGEDRGDLLSMLLMTQGEESNGKGMTDLQVRDEAMTLFLAGHETTANALTWTWYLLSQHPEVENRLHHELDKVLGGRLPVVEDMNRLSYTRMVFAEAMRLFPPVWAVARRAIDDYEVDGYKVPKDSFIFMSQYVMHRDWRFYPDPLRFDPRRFTPELQASRPQFAYFPFGGGPRRCIGEPFAWMEGMLVLATVARKWRMRLVPGHPVELKPLITLRPRYGMRMILERR
- a CDS encoding phosphoadenylyl-sulfate reductase, translating into MRFNQIQVDKLNKEFESKSPQEVIAWTLSNLHPKVAFASSFGAEDVVLIDMLAKINPEARIFTLDTGRLNQETYDVIDEVRRKYKIKVEIMFPNRDEVEQMVRIHGMNLFYRGKENRMLCCGIRKVHPLKRMLSTLEGWLTGIRADQTQNRAGARKFEIDEQFGGILKVNPIIEWSWERVWDYIRSNDIPYNKLHDKGYPSIGCEPCTRAVKPGEDLRAGRWWWERDSDKECGLHADHGEVNNRLQQSG
- the sat gene encoding sulfate adenylyltransferase, whose translation is MVGTISPHGGKLVDRILKGEEREEWIKKSKSFKKIIVSPRVVSDLELISNGAMSPNEGFMGKDDYESVVDNMRLKNGLAWSIPITLPVTSEQSKELREGEDVSLYDESENLLAVLHLQEMYSYDKKNEAEKVYRTTDEAHPGVNVIYRQGDVLLGGKISLINRPPDVEFPKYRFDPAQTRMLFRERGWRRVVAFQTRNPIHRAHEYLQKCALEMVDGLLIHPIVGETKSDDIPADVRMKCYQVLIENYYPKDRVILSVLPAAMRYAGPREAIFHAVVRKNYGCTHFIVGRDHAGVGNYYGTYDAHKIFDEFKPEEIGITPLFFDHSFYCRKCNGMATTKTCPHPSEFHAHLSGTKVRELLRNKQDLPIEFTRPEVGRILMEAYSE
- a CDS encoding inorganic phosphate transporter produces the protein MEIIVPIAIVLSTFLALNIGANNSAASMATAYGAGARSKREAVVLIAIFALLGAFLAGAPVVKTLGNGLVPQSVLSSHLGLVLIILLIAIFFISWANIVRVPVATTHAIVCAVAGVGLYASSLNGRKFFEIVTWWVVTPFAAWFLNYLIGRYLYFKTLRLLTNRFSEESIRRILTLLLTLSGCYVAFSAGANNAANSVGPLVGMGLLSPSVGAVLAGLGMGVGAILLGGRVLETVGKEITEICVLRAISVEFTAATLILIASIFGIPVSLAEIVTSGIIGFSCANQGFSITAQNKHVLRIAFFWFVVPFFAVAISYGLSSLYFNYNVSAMIGKNF
- a CDS encoding sigma-54 dependent transcriptional regulator, with the protein product MKGKVILLTKDSRLVRELERILSGKAELIPHGDLDNVPVGDVVFLDVDSLSISGLNKLKNESFVIILTSQKSSRYLIESMTFGAFDCIIRPLEQSKVLDSLDRALGLKSEIKGKLIQFPGEIEGSGVTCAIVGNSPMLQEVCKVIGQIGRVDVPVLITGESGTGKDLVAESIWKVSTRWEKPFVVINCAAIPETLLEAELFGHERGAFTGANVSRMGKFEEADGGIIFLDEIGDMSLPLQAKVLRVLQNGTFTRLGDNKEVKVNIRVIAATNKDLEELVREGKFRDDLYFRINVVRIHLPALSERKEDIPLLMECFTRRYSTQVGKDIKGATKEFLNKLIEYDWPGNVRELENTVRKAIAFAKTPYLTSYDLDLHNAPPSFSGPKDISFTDPLRNSVRNLLNSRRTNGNVYSHILKEAERILLEEALNASGWNRSKAARLLGINRLTLRRKLEEYGLTFPKSLT